CAGCAAAAAATTGGGCGAGCGCTTCGTTAAGCTCTGGTACTTCGTAGCTTTCAAGTTGCTCATTTTTTCCTCTCGTCTTTGCCCATTGTTGGAAAATGTTGGTCCAGTAGTCCGtacttctttttgtgtttttgttctcaCTTGTGTTTCTTAGTTCCTCAATAAACTCTTCGTCGGCTTCAACAAAACGGGAAGCCAttgttgcagaaaattttaatcGGCAACAAATCTTAGCAATAACTTCGTTGCTAagcaactttaaaccaatcaggatcaagtaatcatgccctcttgattaccaaaagtgccctagTGATTTTCTCCTGATTAAGAAAAAAggcctctgtctcagccaatcagcattcagggTTAGGGTCAGGGttaggtgaataattgttaattaacccaGGAATAAAATTTTTCCTTAGATTAGTTTCTGTTCCTGAAAGCACGATTACTGCTATCCAAGGGATAAACTAAGGTGCTTTATCGCCAACTGTGCAAGTTCTTGTGGCGTTGCGTTTCTTCGCCTCTGGAAGTTTTCTCCAAGTAATTGGCGATATCGTAGGACTGCCAAAGTCCACCGTTAAGAAGAAACTTGAAAGCTAGGTTTCAAGGTACACTTAAATGTGACACTATTGAGCACCAGGAAATCctttaaaaaacttaaataCAGCCACTCATGTTCATATGAGAAATGTGTGTTCATAATAAAATAATGACCATTGCTGGTTGTGTGATGAGGTGCAGAAGCAAGAC
The Montipora capricornis isolate CH-2021 chromosome 10, ASM3666992v2, whole genome shotgun sequence genome window above contains:
- the LOC138020710 gene encoding uncharacterized protein KIAA1958-like, translated to MASRFVEADEEFIEELRNTSENKNTKRSTDYWTNIFQQWAKTRGKNEQLESYEVPELNEALAQFFAELRKENGKDYEPDSLKVMQAALDRHLRSKTHPKSIVRHTEFLSSRKVLGGKARKLRDR